A region of Notolabrus celidotus isolate fNotCel1 chromosome 4, fNotCel1.pri, whole genome shotgun sequence DNA encodes the following proteins:
- the plekha3 gene encoding pleckstrin homology domain-containing family A member 3 — MEGILYKWTNYMTGWQPRWFVLENGVISYYDCEDDVGKGSKGSIKMSVCDIKVHPTDLTRLELIIPGEQHFYVRAVNAAERQRWLVALGSSKAGTLDSHKHKGPDCLKTKMSELRLYCDLLVQQVQTIQSQHTAETEAPPTSEASLLSATCATFIRTLEECMSLANQSLTPDLRPPERMKRSISHPGTYSFDRSGVLKEYLSTGQRSTQRRNRTCSDSSVYDSERVLPGLNGDSSSIPEERGGSSVSPKTTPTDTDTDLSI, encoded by the exons ATGGAGGGGATTCTGTATAAATGGACGAATTACATGACAG gttggcagcCACGCTGGTTTGTCTTAGAGAACGGGGTCATCTCATACTATGACTGTGAGGATGATGTAGGTAAAGGAAGCAAAGGATCCATCaagatgtctgtgtgtgatatTAAAG TTCATCCGACAGATCTAACTCGTCTGGAGTTGATAATCCCTGGTGAGCAGCATTTCTACGTACGAGCAGTGAACGCTGCGGAGAGACAGAGGTGGCTGGTGGCTTTAGGCTCGTCGAAAGCTGGAACACTGGACAGCCACAAACACAAAG GTCCTGACTGTCTAAAGACAAAGATGTCTGAACTTCGTCTGTACTGTGACCTCCTCGTCCAACAGGTCCAAACAATCCAATCACAGCACACCGCAGAAACAGAGGCCCCGCCCACTTCGGAG GCCTCTCTGCTCAGTGCAACCTGTGCaactttcatcaggactctGGAGGAGTGTATGAGTCTGGCGAACCAAAGTTTGACCCCTGACCTCCGCCCTCCGGAAAGG atgaagagGTCAATCAGTCACCCTGGAACGTACAGCTTTGACAG GTCAGGTGTGCTCAAAGAGTACTTGAgcacaggtcagaggtcaactcAGCGCAGGAACCGAACGTGCTCCGACAGCTCTGTGTATGATTCTGAAC gtgtGCTCCCCGGGCTCAATGGGGACTCGTCCTCCATccctgaagagagaggagggagcagTGTGAGCCCAAAGACCACCCCCACTGACACAGACACTGACCTGTCTATCTGA
- the ppp1r1c gene encoding protein phosphatase 1 regulatory subunit 1C isoform X1: MEPSSPKKIQFAVPPLQGQLDPQAAEHIRRRRPTPASLQIYRQPGTDVGDQHNASGESQGSEASQRKQSTYAPPSMKELQLGVEQHLLGAGLCEADGQLSPITAQLYASATLWPNHNGQEEANGNEPSLLLANQEKGVAESNSAGDLSCDNSKEASSPDSVSR; the protein is encoded by the exons ATGGAGCCCAGCAGTCCGAAGAAGATCCAGTTTGCTGTGCCTCCGCTGCAGGGACAGTTGGACCCACAGGCTGCCgaacat aTCCGTCGCAGAAGACCAACTCCTGCCTCTCTGCAGATCTACAGACAACCTGGCACAG ATGTCGGAGATCAACACAATGCGAGCGGGGAGTCGCAg GGCTCAGAAGCCTCTCAGAGGAAGCAGAGCACCTACGCCCCACCCTCCatgaaag AGCTTCAGCTGGGGGTGGAGCAGCACCTTCTAGGGGCGGGGCTTTGTGAGGCAGATGGCCAGCTGAGCCCAATCACAGCACAGCTATATGCAAGCGCTACTCTGTGGCCCAACCACAATGGGCAGGAAGAAGCCAATGGGAATGAGCCAAGTCTGCTGTTAGCCAATCAGGAGAAGGGCGTGGCAGAAAGCAACAGTGCAGGGG ATTTGTCATGCGACAACAGCAAGGAAGCGTCAAGTCCAGACTCTGTCTCTCGATAG
- the ppp1r1c gene encoding protein phosphatase 1 regulatory subunit 1C isoform X3 — protein MEPSSPKKIQFAVPPLQGQLDPQAAEHIRRRRPTPASLQIYRQPGTDVGDQHNASGESQGSEASQRKQSTYAPPSMKV, from the exons ATGGAGCCCAGCAGTCCGAAGAAGATCCAGTTTGCTGTGCCTCCGCTGCAGGGACAGTTGGACCCACAGGCTGCCgaacat aTCCGTCGCAGAAGACCAACTCCTGCCTCTCTGCAGATCTACAGACAACCTGGCACAG ATGTCGGAGATCAACACAATGCGAGCGGGGAGTCGCAg GGCTCAGAAGCCTCTCAGAGGAAGCAGAGCACCTACGCCCCACCCTCCatgaaag TTTGA
- the ppp1r1c gene encoding protein phosphatase 1 regulatory subunit 1C isoform X2 — protein sequence MEPSSPKKIQFAVPPLQGQLDPQAAEHIRRRRPTPASLQIYRQPGTDVGDQHNASGESQGSEASQRKQSTYAPPSMKGKLKTSVPEEDEEETNTQDG from the exons ATGGAGCCCAGCAGTCCGAAGAAGATCCAGTTTGCTGTGCCTCCGCTGCAGGGACAGTTGGACCCACAGGCTGCCgaacat aTCCGTCGCAGAAGACCAACTCCTGCCTCTCTGCAGATCTACAGACAACCTGGCACAG ATGTCGGAGATCAACACAATGCGAGCGGGGAGTCGCAg GGCTCAGAAGCCTCTCAGAGGAAGCAGAGCACCTACGCCCCACCCTCCatgaaag GTAAGCTGAAAACTTCTGTACCtgaagaggacgaggaggaaaCCAACACTCAGGATGGCTGA